The genomic segment aaccaaatagaattaaatcgtgaaaaataaaaaaggataaaaaaataagaaaacatcagtttaaaaaagaaaaaaaatcaaacaaacccGGACGTACCTTTTAAACCTAGTCTAATCTCTAAAACATACAACTTGTGAAATCATGACTCTGGGTTTAATTAAGAAACTTTACTctgaacaaatttaattttgaatgatgaaattataaaaaaatattaataaaaaatttataaaaggaaaaaagcaacaaaaacaatgataaaatttgatataaaaaaaacacaaggagggtgaaatttaaaacaaattaaaaaaacaatccaaacaGAATAAATagcaactaaaataataaaaattaaatttgaaagataaaaattatagggggtaaaattgaaaaatatttgtaaattgaTAGATTACTTGTAGATTAAAAAAAGgtagggggtgaaattgaaaaacatttgtaatttgataaattatttatagattaaaaaatagcagggaggtgaaattgaaaaacatttgtaatttgatagattatctatgtattttaaaatggcaatgatgaaattgaaaagaatataatttaatagattaaaaaatagtagaggggtgaaattaaaaaaacaattgtaatttcataacttattctaaaatagaaaaatagtaatgaaaaggATCAAGaccaaatatgaagaaaaaataaattgaagagatTGCTCTGAAATTTTGCATGGGTGGCACAAGATTCAAGGtgaagagagaggagaagaagaaaaaaaaatgattttggatGTCAAACTAATGGTAATGTTGATACACACATTTTACCATAATGTAAAAGACATTATGATCTTTCAAACAcggttcaaaaaatattttttggtggcCGAACATCTCTGTATACtccaacaagtttttttttataaataatatttaacatatgataattataataataatacttatGAGAAACCTCAAAATCAACAGCAAACACAATATAGAATATCCAAAATATCCTTATTagagacttaattttttttttaaaggccaTACATATTCGCATAGAGTGCTTTTCACTGTAACGTTGAGTCAGCCTTTTTGCACTGACTTCTGTGTGAGGAAGGAATGCAGAGAAACTTGTTGGTGGAAAATTAGGAAGCCATCCGTCACATAAGAGACATAATAGCAAAATAgccagtgtgtgtgtgtgtgtgtgtgtgtgtgtatatatatatatatatatttttaccagtATCATCCATATACATCTGGTTTGTGTTTTCGtcgcattttttttttgttagggtcAGCGAGTGATGGTACTCGATATTACCACTAGGTCCATGCgtgtcaaatttaattaaaaaaataattcgaattaaaaatatgataagattgaaaagtagaaaaataaaagaaaatggattaaaaaaatggtaAGCAAAAAATCAATGACAACCAGAACGATAGAACTATAGAAAAATCTAGTAGTCTTCAAGAAGAGAATAgaggagaggagaagaagaaagaattaaAGCAGAGATGGTGAGACTGACAGCCGACTTGATTTGGAAAAGCCCTCATTTCTTCAATGCCATCAAGGAGCGCGAATTGGATCTTCGAGGTCTCTTCCTTATTTCTCCTTCCtttctaaaccctaaaccctaacaaGCACCACCCCGCacatactctctctctctctctctctctctctctctctctctcttctactGCTTGCTTGCTCGTTAAATTTAATTGGGGGAAACCGGATTTTGACTTGCAGGTAACAAGATTCCTGTAATCGAAAACCTGGGTGCTACTGAGGTACTTCAtcgccttcttcttcttcaacatgAACTTGCTAGCCTGAAACTTAGCTGTGTTATTTTATGTTCTGGATATCATGTGCCAGTTTTCTGTAGCATTCATTAATGGTGTAGAGTTGTATGTCCTGCACTCACGGTTCAATGACCCTGGCATTGCTTGTTCTATTATTCACCAGGACCAATTTGATACCATCGATTTGTCTGACAACGAGATTGTCAAGCTTGAAAACATGCCCTATCTTAATCGGCTGGGCACTTTGATAATCAACAACAACAGAATTACCCGTATCAATCCTAACATTGGAGGTCAGCCTTTAACAACACTTCAATTCTTTCAAGTTATGCATCCTGTTGTAGACCTTATTGTGCCCTTTTTTTTGGGTTACTAAGTACAACAAGTTTATGTTGCTTTATTTTGCAGAGTACTTGCCAAAACTTCACACGTTAGTTCTTATAAACAATAGGCTTGTCAATTTGGCAGAGATTGATCCTCTTGCTTCTCTTCCAAAGCTGCATTTCCTTAGTCTTTTGGATAATAACATCACCAAAAAGCCAAATTATAGGCTCTATGTGATTCACAAACTAAAATCACTCCGGGTTCTTGATTTTAAGAAAGTCAAAGGCAAGGTGAGACTACTTGCTTTACCGAATTTGCTTTGTTGTTCTGCAGTTCCTTGCTCTTTTCGTGTGCTTGGTGCCTTTATTTTCTCATACAGATGGTTTTGCTCAAGCGGTCTACTATATTTTACCTAAGCAATACCAGAGTTTTAAACTAGTGCTATtgcataaaagataaaaaaaatgcttcttCTGTCTggtgtatttttgaaatatagtattttatgtttattcGTGTGTTGAATAGCCTTGCAATATTTCCATTGAATTGTAGGAGAGAGCGGAAGCAGAACATTTGTTTGCATCCAAAGAGGTTGAAGAAGAGGCTAGAAGGGAATCTGTCAAGACATTCACTCCAGGTGAGGTTCCGAATGTTTTAGAAGTTACCGAGGAACAACAGGCTCCTAAAGTGGTTGCCCCCACACCAGATCAGATTATAGCAATCAAGGTACTATGCTCATTTCACCTGATTACTTGATGTCAACCTCACCAGATTTCAGCAGGTGTGGAGGTGTTGAGGGTGTTCTAACATATGTTAAGTGTCTTGGCATTGTCTTTAGCGCTTAATATTTGCACTCTCTACTCATctattttggaaggaaaagagCTTGTATGATTATGATGTGCTCTAGAGCATCAGGGGCGTTCAGCCTGTCTGTTCTTTCCAACTTTGCCCAGTCCATACTTAATCTtatcttttctattatttagGGAAAGAAAGTCAGCCCAGTTACTAATCATGAAATAATGGTAACTTGGGTTGTCATCTGTGGATGACTGACCCCATCTGCCCTTAGCATGGACATCATTTTGTCTAAAATACCAAAATTCCAAATGGCATTCTCGATTTTCAATCTGCCGAGCCCACCAGACATGGGAAACCATAAAATTTTTTCAATGCCAAATGATCCAACCCGATTGACTTGTTTTTGCACATCCTATTGAACGTGGGATGcccttgtctttcttttttagttgtATATGAGAACTGTTAATTACCTAATGTTCGGAGATAAAGTACTTGTGTAGCAACATCAAACaacctatctttttttttttcttcgggAGAAGAGAGAGCTGTACCTTACAACTGGATTTGACATTGAAAAGATGGAGTTTTAGTGACTGTTTAGTGGCCGTGATTGTGAAGAATTAGGTGCATAtttctgaaaaaagaaaaatacaagggTGTAGAGGCAATTATAGCTATGGCTCGTAAGCAAGCACATTCACACCAAGGAGAAGGCAATCACACCAGCTGATGGTTTCTTAAATCTCAATAATGTGATGTTATTGTCTCTGAATAAACAGATCACAGACCTCTGATTGTGATTCATCTGTGCTCATCAACCTCTTGGAACTTGGAGGTTGGACTCTTctataataaagtaaaaaatctcACTTCTTTTTTACCAGGAAGACGCACGAATAATATCTTCTGCTATTATCTGTTTCCAATAAATATTGAAACTACAGAAGTAATCCTAACTCTGAATCTCCAAAAACAGCCTATAAAACAATATATCAGCTGTCAAGCAACCCAAATTACCACAGCTAACTTAATGAGGACtagagaaaaatcaattatgtTTGAAAAGGCCCTGATTGAGGTTAGGGCACGACTTCCACATTAAATGTTCTTTTTCTTGAACATCGTGTTCTGTATATGTGAAGCACCATTATTGTTCCTAATGACCAGAAACTTGAATTTTGAAGTTACATAATGCTTTACGGTTTTTTTCCTTGTGATGGATACTGCATATTTTGCTATCTGTGCTTCTTTAGATTAATTCAGGTTATCATTTGTTTCATTTGGTTGTATGATTGGTTTGCAGGCTGCCATTGTCAATTCCCAGACTCTTGAAGAAGTTGCAAGACTCGAGAAGGTGCATCTTTTTGCTTACTTGAATATCCTGAAATTGAAACTGTCAATATCTCATTTTTATCTCTATACTAACATTTCACATCCAAATTGTTATTGCATAACAGGCATTGAACTCAGGTCAACTTCCTGCAGATCTTAAAATTTTGGATGGTACTGGGTCAAATAGTGTCAAAGAACAAGATGACAAAATGGCTACTGATAATCAAAATGAGGCTGAACCAAACAATTTGGAGGAACAGAAGGATAATGAAGCCACGCCTATGGAACAGGTATCATTCTACTTAAAATATGGGTCCAGAACTAATTTCTCCAAATCCTTGTGCTCACGCACCCTCCTCTTTTTCTCCTTTATAATTCTCATCACGAAGCTTTTTGTAGCATCTGCTTAAGAGGCTGGAATTTTTAGGCTTCTGTGTTTCTGAGTACTTGTAAAATTGATTTGTTAGCACTGCTATGAGGGCTCTCTTGTTCCTCCCCTTAATGCAAGCATTTAAGCACTACTGATGGGACATGTTCCCCTTCCCATTTCCTTACTCCAGAAGGCCAATGGCTCTAGAACTCACTCTGGCATAACCTAATTTCCAACCCTTAGAAGCACTAAAGACAGGAATGTTATTCTACCAAGCATTTAAGGTGGTCAACTGATTTTTGAGGTGAATTTGTCTTTGCACAGATTCAAAGTGGAGACAACAGGACTGGTTGGCCCCTTTCCTGACAGCTCATATTAAAAGGAATTCCTTTTCCAAGTCCTTTCTAACCCACTTCTAGTTGATAACCATGATTCATTAGTGTGTAAAAAAGTTTGGAGGATAACAATGGGAAATGATTCGGATAACAGTTAATATGATTTCTCAGCTCATACAATGAATCTGTCCTTCCATGTCAAAATAGAAAAGCTCTCATGGGAAGACAATTAATACCTGCATTAATCTGGAAGTTTGGAGTCCAGGTCAACTCTGTGAACTTGAATGTGTTGATAGTTGTAAATTTCTTTTGTGTGGATTAGTCTTTCGTTGGCATACAAGTTCTGTATTGTATTTATTGGAGTTTCAATCCTTTAAAATGCCTTCTTCCTTATAGTGTACCATTTCACCCACATGGTTTTTATCCCTTTGGCAGCATGCTTTTTTaagttatattatattttattgtttacttGCCCCCCCTCGTTTCTCCCATGGTAACAGGTTCTGTTATTAATGCAATTTCCTTCAATCACAATGGATTCTGTTATTAataaatcttgtttttcttttgtcagGAATAAGAGTTATTCTCCAATCCAGTCCACGCCTTGGGCCTTGGGGAGTGCTGTAACAATGGAGTTATGGATTTGTTGAGAATTTCATCAGTTTTGCAGGGATCCTCTTCTGTGCAATTCTTTAAGCTTTCCCCATCTTTCTGTCAGTTATTTTTTGCTCACGATGCATTGCTGACCTTTTGGGATGTATACAGGTCGACTGTATTTTTAGAGCAATCCTAGAGACACTTTACTAATGGGTTAGCCCTAATTAGCTGACATCTTTACCTGCATGTCtggtttttttaatccaaaaacaagatgaatattatttatgcGTAAAATGCACGGTTCAGATAGTTCTATATCTGAAATTGAATGCCCGAGGAGAACAGAAAAGTCTTGCATAGCTTTGAAGAGTTCTGCATCCGTAGCGAAACAACATGGAACATATAGTGATTTGTCATCTACGCCTGACAAGCATGCCTATCAATCAAAATCACAAGGATGGCTATCCTGGCACACAAAAGGAAGGTCATGAAACAGGTTTGCTTTTGGAGAAGCAAGTGGGGAATTCCTGGATCCTTTTGTCCCAGATATCATTGGACCGAATGATTCATTTTGATTAGGTGGTAAGTAGAGGAGATGGATTGCTGAGTTTTTCTTGCCTGATGGGATAAATAGATCTGTTCTAACCCTGGGAAGTTGATCACTTGACTGCTCAGATTCAAATTTCGTACTTTCAAAGTCTTGGATGGAAGGTTGATACTGTACAAGCTCCAATTACTTGAAAGGTATGCAAGGACAGCGCTACAAATTGTAGGGCTGATGAAAATGACTCTTTATTCGAGATTAAAAGGGATGGAGGGAGGCGGAGGGAGTGCAGGTGATGGATTACCTTGCTTCCCCACGGGAGGGGATATTTGCAGGCATGTAACATAGAAAAGGTGCTTGTTTGGCTCATAACCGAATGAATTGAAGGAAATTAGATGAATAATAGAGAAAACTTGTGGCGTGATTATCTGGAATAAACTAATAGAGAAAACTTGTGTCGTGATTATCTGGAATAAACTCATTTTCAAATTCTCAGTTTGGTCCAACAGCATATTGCCCTGGAACAGTTTTCAGGAATGTATCACCAAAGAATTGGTGAGGGATTTCTTCTGGGATGATGAATTCAGATCCAGCTGGGACAAAATGCTCTTTTACCGCAGGACTCGCATTCCTCAAACTGGTTCCATGAGACGGCAGATatttcatgtcatttatttttgtcGATTTCCAACACCAAAtcacttcataaaaaaatcacatcattatatttataatgaatattaATAAAGACATTTGATTGAtccaattttataaataaaaacatttaattagaaaatataaaatacttgacaaaacaataaattgattaaaatgaGACGTGAATATTAAACTTCTTCCTTCCGATTTTGTAAGAGAGAGTTGACGATCAAAATTTTTTGTAAGAGAAGAAAACTACAAGCTTATTTGACTGGTAAGGCTCAAAGATCTCCAACGTTTACAGCAAGACCTCAACGATTCATCCATTTGCATCCAAGATTATAGGATAGCCCATCTCCaaccatcaattttttattgcaaaatggcaatttaaattttaaaagtaccAATGGAAGTTAAAAAAGGAAAGTTCTTTGCATGCGGCAAGAGAGATTATCATAATATATTTCATCCACGGCAAGCAAAATAGTAGCACGGAAGAGATTTACCAGCTCCTCATCAACCTGGAGTCTTGGACTAAAAACATTCCACTCTAGTCATGTGGCATTGAAATGAATCgatacagcagcagca from the Populus nigra chromosome 1, ddPopNigr1.1, whole genome shotgun sequence genome contains:
- the LOC133680365 gene encoding U2 small nuclear ribonucleoprotein A'-like, producing MVRLTADLIWKSPHFFNAIKERELDLRGNKIPVIENLGATEDQFDTIDLSDNEIVKLENMPYLNRLGTLIINNNRITRINPNIGEYLPKLHTLVLINNRLVNLAEIDPLASLPKLHFLSLLDNNITKKPNYRLYVIHKLKSLRVLDFKKVKGKERAEAEHLFASKEVEEEARRESVKTFTPGEVPNVLEVTEEQQAPKVVAPTPDQIIAIKAAIVNSQTLEEVARLEKALNSGQLPADLKILDGTGSNSVKEQDDKMATDNQNEAEPNNLEEQKDNEATPMEQE